The Fictibacillus arsenicus genome contains a region encoding:
- a CDS encoding ABC transporter ATP-binding protein — MIIVKQLTKRFTPEKGLFDLNFEVKKGEVFGYIGPNGAGKSTTIRHLMGFMKPDEGSSTINDLDCWAKSAEVQKMIGYLPGEIVFLEGMNGLDFLILMQKMRRHKMTQKRDELIERFQLDVKTPIRKMSKGMKQKVGIIAAFMHDPEVLILDEPTSGLDPLMQRVFIDLILEEKQKNKTILMSSHSFQEIERTCDSAGIIKDGRLVALEDIHSLRTVQRRIFEVKVKNEIDIDTIHQSNLQTEIMGKKTIHVTVQGNDQEFIQLLSRCEVEHVDTRPQDLEDIFMHYYDRREVAK; from the coding sequence ATGATAATAGTTAAACAGCTTACAAAACGTTTTACACCTGAAAAAGGCTTGTTTGATTTGAATTTTGAAGTAAAAAAAGGTGAAGTTTTTGGCTATATCGGACCAAACGGAGCAGGCAAGTCTACGACGATCCGCCATTTAATGGGCTTTATGAAACCTGACGAAGGAAGTTCCACCATCAATGATCTGGATTGCTGGGCAAAGTCAGCTGAAGTTCAAAAGATGATCGGATACCTGCCCGGGGAAATTGTCTTTTTAGAAGGAATGAACGGGCTGGATTTTTTAATCCTTATGCAAAAAATGAGAAGACATAAAATGACTCAAAAAAGAGATGAGCTGATCGAGCGGTTTCAGCTGGATGTAAAAACACCTATCCGCAAAATGTCAAAAGGGATGAAGCAAAAGGTGGGAATCATTGCAGCCTTCATGCACGATCCAGAGGTACTGATCTTAGACGAACCTACTTCAGGGCTTGACCCGCTTATGCAGCGTGTATTCATTGACTTAATTTTAGAAGAAAAACAGAAGAACAAAACGATCCTGATGTCATCGCACAGCTTTCAAGAGATCGAGCGCACGTGTGATTCAGCGGGAATAATTAAAGATGGCAGGCTTGTAGCATTAGAAGATATCCATTCGTTAAGAACCGTGCAAAGACGGATATTCGAAGTGAAAGTAAAAAATGAAATAGATATTGATACCATCCATCAATCCAATCTCCAAACAGAGATCATGGGGAAAAAGACGATTCATGTAACCGTTCAGGGGAACGACCAGGAATTTATTCAATTGCTAAGCAGATGTGAAGTGGAGCATGTAGATACGAGACCGCAGGATCTGGAAGATATCTTCATGCACTATTACGACAGAAGGGAAGTGGCGAAATGA
- a CDS encoding ABC transporter permease has product MSWPLYLSMMKSHAKMLGGFIYGAVAYIVLIIWIYPSIADMKGFNDMINALPEGMRKLIGMENGINSLADYIAGEFYGMLFLIILMIYVILTSTRLMARLVDQGSMAYLLATPNSRFKVAATQAAVIITGLGMIVAFTTLSGIAASEWLISGYELDVASFITLNVLTFLIFLVIAGYCFFISSSFNDEKKALGISAGLTLFFYMLNMGGKLSEETEWLLNFTIFKLYDPIKMINNETDAMLTGSMLGLAAILLFGGSLIVFKRRNLPL; this is encoded by the coding sequence ATGAGCTGGCCTCTCTACCTTTCGATGATGAAAAGCCATGCGAAAATGCTCGGAGGCTTCATATATGGTGCAGTAGCTTATATCGTATTGATCATTTGGATTTATCCTTCAATTGCTGACATGAAGGGATTTAACGACATGATTAATGCACTGCCAGAAGGAATGCGCAAGCTGATCGGCATGGAAAATGGGATCAACTCACTGGCTGATTACATTGCAGGGGAATTTTACGGCATGCTGTTTTTAATCATTCTTATGATCTATGTCATCCTAACTTCTACCCGGTTAATGGCCCGCCTAGTGGATCAAGGTTCCATGGCATATTTGCTTGCGACACCTAATTCAAGGTTTAAAGTTGCTGCTACCCAAGCTGCAGTAATCATTACCGGACTTGGAATGATTGTTGCTTTTACAACACTAAGCGGTATTGCCGCAAGTGAATGGCTGATTTCGGGTTATGAGCTTGATGTGGCTTCATTTATTACACTTAATGTTTTAACGTTCCTCATTTTTCTAGTGATTGCCGGATATTGTTTCTTCATTTCATCTTCGTTTAATGATGAGAAGAAGGCGCTTGGTATTTCTGCCGGGTTAACCCTCTTCTTTTATATGCTGAACATGGGAGGAAAGCTGAGTGAAGAAACAGAATGGCTATTGAACTTTACGATATTCAAATTGTATGACCCGATTAAAATGATTAACAATGAAACAGATGCAATGTTAACCGGTTCGATGCTTGGGCTAGCGGCGATCCTTTTATTCGGTGGGAGTCTAATCGTTTTTAAAAGAAGGAATCTTCCTCTTTAG